A window of Auraticoccus monumenti contains these coding sequences:
- a CDS encoding thiol-disulfide oxidoreductase DCC family protein, whose protein sequence is MDRGLMLNDADCGFCTRTAALVPRLGVDIDRSTVQSADLAALGVDEDRAMVEMPYVHPDGRVEYGHRAFAAILRTGPLPWRLVGRLMTTRPVDALARRAYHWVAANRSRLPGGTVACSIDAR, encoded by the coding sequence ATGGACCGAGGACTCATGCTCAACGACGCCGACTGCGGGTTCTGCACGCGCACCGCCGCGCTGGTGCCGCGGCTGGGCGTCGACATCGACCGCTCCACCGTGCAGTCGGCCGACCTCGCGGCGCTGGGCGTCGACGAGGACCGAGCGATGGTGGAGATGCCGTACGTCCACCCCGACGGCCGTGTCGAGTACGGCCACCGGGCCTTCGCGGCGATCCTCCGCACCGGTCCGCTGCCCTGGCGCCTGGTCGGGCGGCTGATGACGACGAGGCCCGTCGACGCGCTGGCCCGACGCGCCTACCACTGGGTCGCCGCGAACCGCTCGCGGCTCCCCGGCGGGACGGTCGCCTGCTCGATCGACGCCCGCTGA
- a CDS encoding NAD(P)/FAD-dependent oxidoreductase produces the protein MFRTPHVLVVGGGYAGFYAAWHLEKRLKPSEAYVTILDPRPYMTYQPFLPEVAAGSIEARHVAVSLRRHLRRTTVLAGRATSIDHASRVVHTRMNDGREVDLSYDVVVVTAGAVTRTLPVPGIAEVAFGLKHVEEAVAIRDAFLTALDRAAALPKGPARTKALTVTFVGGGFAGAEGFGELLSLSRAALKRYPEISADEVRFHLVKASERILPEVRATTGARVVRSLERRGARVHLRTTVTSAVGGEVVLSSGERFESGLVVWTAGTAANPVISKHTDLPVNQRGLVVVRPDLRVGTVDHPVLDAWAAGDAAAVPDLTRTASPPYVYTVPNAQHAVRQGRRLARNITRTLRGSEPRPYRHRSLGTVATLGLGTGVFEAGPVVVTGLGGWLIHRGYQVLAIPTWERKIRVAFVWLTAFFLGRDIVSLTSVQQPRHEFVSGGRPERRPQLEQQVRHVA, from the coding sequence ATGTTCCGTACCCCACACGTCCTCGTCGTCGGTGGCGGCTACGCAGGCTTCTACGCCGCGTGGCACCTCGAGAAGCGCCTCAAGCCGTCCGAGGCGTACGTGACGATCCTCGATCCCCGTCCCTACATGACCTACCAGCCGTTCCTGCCGGAGGTGGCTGCGGGTTCGATCGAGGCGCGCCACGTGGCCGTGTCGCTGCGCCGGCACCTGCGGCGGACCACCGTGCTCGCCGGACGTGCGACGTCCATCGACCACGCCAGCAGGGTCGTCCACACCCGGATGAACGACGGGCGGGAGGTGGACCTGTCCTACGACGTCGTGGTGGTCACCGCGGGAGCCGTCACCCGGACGCTGCCCGTGCCGGGCATCGCCGAGGTGGCGTTCGGGCTCAAGCACGTCGAGGAAGCCGTGGCGATCCGCGATGCGTTCCTCACCGCGCTCGACCGAGCCGCTGCCCTGCCGAAGGGGCCGGCGCGCACGAAGGCCCTGACCGTCACGTTCGTCGGGGGTGGCTTCGCCGGTGCCGAGGGGTTCGGGGAGCTGTTGAGCCTCTCGCGCGCCGCCCTGAAGAGGTACCCGGAGATCTCCGCGGACGAGGTCCGCTTCCACCTGGTGAAGGCGAGCGAGCGCATCCTGCCCGAGGTCCGCGCCACGACCGGCGCGCGGGTGGTCCGGTCGCTCGAGCGCAGGGGCGCCCGCGTCCACCTCAGGACGACCGTCACCTCGGCTGTCGGGGGCGAGGTCGTGCTGTCCTCGGGCGAGCGCTTCGAGTCCGGACTGGTCGTGTGGACGGCCGGGACCGCGGCCAACCCGGTCATCTCCAAGCACACCGACCTGCCCGTCAACCAGCGCGGCCTGGTCGTCGTGCGCCCTGACCTCCGCGTCGGCACGGTCGACCACCCGGTGCTGGACGCCTGGGCGGCGGGCGACGCCGCCGCGGTGCCGGACCTGACGCGCACCGCGTCCCCGCCCTACGTCTACACGGTGCCCAACGCGCAGCACGCCGTCCGACAGGGACGACGGCTCGCCCGCAACATCACCAGGACGCTCCGGGGGTCGGAGCCCCGGCCGTACCGCCACCGCAGTCTCGGGACCGTCGCGACGCTGGGACTGGGGACGGGGGTGTTCGAGGCCGGGCCCGTGGTCGTCACCGGACTCGGCGGCTGGCTGATCCACCGGGGGTACCAGGTCCTGGCCATCCCCACCTGGGAACGCAAGATCCGGGTCGCCTTCGTCTGGCTGACCGCGTTCTTCCTGGGACGCGACATCGTGTCGCTGACCTCGGTCCAGCAGCCTCGGCACGAGTTCGTCAGCGGCGGCCGTCCCGAGCGTCGTCCGCAGCTGGAGCAGCAGGTCAGGCACGTCGCGTGA
- a CDS encoding DUF2515 family protein, producing the protein MLTEEGFGGDRLLRALGSIQQQGPPLTIAGWKAVVEGLLVDERCAGDRNRQISSCYAWAYMALPTTFKWAGMAAIASHHVRVALLPLHLQSSFRGSAAQLRRPGRWRVLTQDANTLRATNNAIFDDLFWVHLAYVTSGIGLLRTLLRGERGYAPVLAAFEALDRGRWVLEDATASPAARGRARDLVWEGNLILLEHEQRFVVQPRFDRLSGRYAPVVSIGSATTFETRGPCRAIEHFTSFYLYTLGRANPRGLGGRLCPRITNYDDRWRWLVSSVVPRFRRVDTDPLVIQTILRRILDEDRHHPSSPCSPSIGGDGAPSERAASVRARARDRSPLVVHARPRTAGRRGVAEPIQGPRPGSATPKSSVVTPSRCTDPR; encoded by the coding sequence GTGCTGACCGAGGAGGGCTTCGGGGGTGATCGGCTGCTTCGTGCACTCGGCTCCATCCAGCAGCAGGGCCCTCCTCTGACGATCGCCGGCTGGAAGGCCGTGGTCGAGGGGCTCCTGGTGGACGAGCGTTGTGCCGGCGACCGCAACCGGCAGATCTCGTCGTGCTACGCCTGGGCCTACATGGCTCTGCCCACGACCTTCAAGTGGGCCGGCATGGCGGCGATCGCGTCGCACCACGTCCGCGTCGCCCTCCTCCCGCTGCACCTCCAGAGCTCGTTCAGGGGCTCCGCCGCCCAGCTGCGCAGGCCCGGGAGGTGGCGGGTGCTCACGCAGGACGCGAACACGCTCCGGGCGACGAACAACGCCATCTTCGACGACCTGTTCTGGGTCCACCTCGCCTACGTCACCTCCGGCATCGGGTTGCTCCGCACCCTCCTGCGGGGCGAGCGTGGCTACGCACCGGTGCTGGCCGCGTTCGAGGCGCTCGACCGGGGCCGCTGGGTGCTGGAGGACGCGACGGCGTCGCCGGCGGCTCGAGGACGGGCACGGGATCTCGTCTGGGAGGGCAACCTCATCCTCCTCGAGCACGAGCAGCGCTTCGTCGTGCAGCCCAGGTTCGACCGCCTCTCCGGCCGGTACGCCCCGGTCGTCTCGATCGGGTCGGCGACGACCTTCGAGACGCGCGGCCCCTGCCGGGCGATCGAGCACTTCACGTCGTTCTACCTCTACACCCTCGGCCGTGCCAACCCGCGTGGGCTCGGCGGACGGCTGTGCCCGCGCATCACCAACTACGACGACCGGTGGCGGTGGCTCGTGTCGAGCGTCGTGCCCCGGTTCCGCCGCGTCGACACGGACCCGCTCGTGATCCAGACCATCCTGCGCCGGATCCTCGACGAGGACCGCCACCACCCCTCCTCCCCGTGCAGCCCCTCGATCGGGGGTGACGGGGCGCCCAGCGAGCGCGCGGCGTCCGTGCGCGCCCGAGCGCGCGACCGGAGCCCGCTCGTCGTGCACGCCAGACCGCGCACCGCTGGCCGGCGGGGGGTGGCGGAGCCGATCCAGGGACCACGGCCGGGGAGTGCCACCCCGAAGAGCTCCGTCGTGACACCGTCGCGGTGCACGGATCCACGCTGA